Within Hydrogenophaga sp. PAMC20947, the genomic segment GATGAAATTTTCCCTCTCCACCTCTGTCCGCACACTCTTGACCTGCGCGGTATTGGGCCTGGGCACCCTGGCGCAAGCCCAGCAAGTTTTCCGCGTCACCGCCATCCCCGACGAGTCCCCCACCGAGCTGTCGCGCAAGGCAGAGCCGCTGATGAAGTACCTGGAGTCCAAGCTGGGCATGAAGGTGGAATTCACGCCGGTGACCGACTACGCAGCCTCTGTGGAAGCCCTGGCCAACAAAAAGGTCGACATGGCCTGGTTCGGCGGCTTCACATTTGTGCAGGCCAATGTGCGCTCTGGCGGCAAAATCATCCCGCTGGTGCAGCGCGCTGAAGACGAATCCTTCAAATCGGTGTTCATCACCAGCGACCCCGCCATCACCAAGCTGTCCGACCTCAAAGGCAAAGACGTGAGCTTTGGCTCGCAGTCGAGCACCTCGGGTCACCTGATGCCCCGCAGCTTCATCATGGAAGCTGGCCTCGATCCCGACAAGGATTTCAAACGCGTGGCCTTCAGCGGTGCACACGACGCGACCATTGCGGCCGTGGCTTCTGGCAAGGTTCAAGCTGGCGCACTGAACATCTCGGTCTGGAACAAATTCGTTGACGAAAAGAAAGTCGACACCAGCAAGGTGCGTGTGTTCTTCACCACCCCGCCTTACTACGACTACAACTGGTCGGTGCACGCCGATATGCCTGTGGCCACGCGCGAAAAGCTCGCCGCCGCTTTCCTGGCGCTGGACAAATCTACGCCTGAAGGCAAGGCCATTCTGGAGCTGCAACGCGCCTCCAAGTTTGTGCCCACCAAGGCCGACAACTACAAGGGCATTGAAGCCGCAGCCCGCGCCGCAGGCCTGCTGTAGTCGGGGTCTCTGCCCTTGAAGCTGCAACTTGAAGGCGTCGTCGCCAGCCATCCGGCTGCGCGACCCGACGCCCCGCCCGCCTTGCGCGGGTTGAGCCTGGTGATCGAACGCGGCGAACAGGTCGCCGTGATCGGTCCGTCGGGCGCCGGGAAAACCACGCTGCTGCAGGTACTCGCCTGTGCACTGCCGCCCACATCGGGCAGCGTTCGGCTGGACGGCACATCGCCTTGGGCCCTGCCCCGCCGAGCCTTGCAGCGCCTGCGCGGCCGCCTGTTGCTGGCGCCGCAAGTTCCACCATTGCCCCCGCGCCAGCGGGTGGTCACTGCGGTGCTCGCCGCCCGCCTGCCCGCCATGGGCTTGTGGGCCAGCTTGCGCTCCCTGTTCTATCCCACCGACATCGCCACCGCCTTTGAGGCGCTGGAGCGCTTTGATCTGGGCGACAAACTGTTCGACCGCGTGGACCGGCTGTCGGGCGGCGAACGCCAGCGAGTGGGTCTGGCCCGCGCCTTGGTGGCTCCCGCCGAGCTCTGGCTGGTCGATGAGCCGCTCTCGGCGCTCGACCCCACGCGCTCGCGCATGGCCATGGAAAGCCTCATCGAGGAAGCCCATGCGCGCGGCATCACTTTGGTCAGCACCTTGCATCAGGTTGACATGGCGCTGGCCTATTTTCCTCGCATCATTGGTCTGCGCGACGGACAGCTGGCCTTTGATCTGCCCGCAGCCGAGGTCTCTCGGGAACGCCTGGCACAGCTGTACGACCAGTTTGAACACGAGCTGCGCGGCGAAGGGGTTGTTGAGGTGCCCAGTATTCAGCCCCCCCAGCCGCTACCCGCGGTGATGCACTGCCGCTGAAGGCGGAAAGCCCCGCATGGCGACCGTCACCCTGAGCCCCCGAGCGGCACCGGCCCGAGATCCGGCCTGGCTATCACGCCTCTTCTGGAGCTTGGCGGCCCTGGTGCTGATGTGGCCGCTGCTGGTGGCCACCGAATTCAAACCCTGGCTGCTGTGGGAACCCGACAGCCTGCGGGTGAGCGGCAATTTTCTCGCCAGTTTCTGGCCGCTGGCGCATGGGCGCGAATTCCTGTGGCTCATGCTGGCGGAAACCTGGCGCACAGTGGCCATGGCCACCGCCGGCGTGACGTTGGCGTTGATCGTGGCCATTCCGCTCACCCTGATGTCGACCCGCACCCTCTCCATATCGGCCATCTCGGGGCGCATGGCACGTGGCCCCTTCTGGCTGCGCCAGCTCGTGCGCTGGTTGCTCATCGTCTTGCGCAGCGTGCCCGAGCTGGTATGGGCCCTGGTGTTCGTTCGCGTCGTGGGCCTGGGGCCCACGGCTGGTGTGCTGGCCATTGCCCTCACCTACGGTGGCATGCTGGGCAAGGTGTACGGCGAGATCCTGGAAAGTGGTGAAACCCACGCCACAGAAACCTTGCTGCGCAATGGTGCCGGCCGCCTTCAAGCGTTTTTCTACGGCCTGTTGCCCGCCAGCGCGGCCGAGCTCACCAGCTACACCGTGTACCGGTGGGAATGCGCCATCCGCTCTTCGGTGGTGCTCGGCTTTGTCGGCGCGGGCGGCCTGGGGCAACAGATGGACAACTCCATGAAGATGTTCAACGGCGGTGAAGTCGCCACCATGCTGCTCATTTTCATGGCGCTGGTGGCCCTCGCCGATCGTTTGAGCGCCTGGTTGCGGCAGTCACTGGGATGAAGGCTATCCCCCTGCGCCGCTTCGCCACTTCCCCCCTGAAAGGGGACCACACTTGTGGCCCGGCGGAGCCGGTTCCACGGCATGCGCTTGAAGGTACACGCGCTCCGGAGATGAGATGAAGACTTCGCCCAATCACCGCCAGGCACCGCCGCTGCCGCCGCCCATTTGGGACGCGCGCTGCAAGGCGTGCTGGTTCGCGGCCGGGCTGGTGGCGCTGGTGATCGCCAGCTTCTGGTCACTCGACCTGCAGTGGGGGCAGTTCCTGTCCCTGCAAGCGGCACGCGACATGGGCCGCTTCCTGGGTGAGTTCTTCCCGCCCAATGTCTCGCCCGACTTCCTGACCAAAGTGACCGTGGGGGCGTGGGAAACACTGGCCATGTCGGCGCTGGGCACGGTGCTGGCCGCCATCGCAGGGCTGGCACT encodes:
- a CDS encoding ATP-binding cassette domain-containing protein — protein: MKLQLEGVVASHPAARPDAPPALRGLSLVIERGEQVAVIGPSGAGKTTLLQVLACALPPTSGSVRLDGTSPWALPRRALQRLRGRLLLAPQVPPLPPRQRVVTAVLAARLPAMGLWASLRSLFYPTDIATAFEALERFDLGDKLFDRVDRLSGGERQRVGLARALVAPAELWLVDEPLSALDPTRSRMAMESLIEEAHARGITLVSTLHQVDMALAYFPRIIGLRDGQLAFDLPAAEVSRERLAQLYDQFEHELRGEGVVEVPSIQPPQPLPAVMHCR
- a CDS encoding putative selenate ABC transporter substrate-binding protein encodes the protein MKFSLSTSVRTLLTCAVLGLGTLAQAQQVFRVTAIPDESPTELSRKAEPLMKYLESKLGMKVEFTPVTDYAASVEALANKKVDMAWFGGFTFVQANVRSGGKIIPLVQRAEDESFKSVFITSDPAITKLSDLKGKDVSFGSQSSTSGHLMPRSFIMEAGLDPDKDFKRVAFSGAHDATIAAVASGKVQAGALNISVWNKFVDEKKVDTSKVRVFFTTPPYYDYNWSVHADMPVATREKLAAAFLALDKSTPEGKAILELQRASKFVPTKADNYKGIEAAARAAGLL
- a CDS encoding ABC transporter permease — protein: MATVTLSPRAAPARDPAWLSRLFWSLAALVLMWPLLVATEFKPWLLWEPDSLRVSGNFLASFWPLAHGREFLWLMLAETWRTVAMATAGVTLALIVAIPLTLMSTRTLSISAISGRMARGPFWLRQLVRWLLIVLRSVPELVWALVFVRVVGLGPTAGVLAIALTYGGMLGKVYGEILESGETHATETLLRNGAGRLQAFFYGLLPASAAELTSYTVYRWECAIRSSVVLGFVGAGGLGQQMDNSMKMFNGGEVATMLLIFMALVALADRLSAWLRQSLG